In the genome of Yarrowia lipolytica chromosome 1B, complete sequence, the window AGCATTCTTGTTTCCGGCCGAGTCCGAGACGGCGAACGGGCTACTTCTGTGGCTGCCATCGGAGGTGTCGTTGCTAAGCTTGATCTCGACCACACTCGAGCCACCGCTCCCTACCGAGATGGCCAGCGAGTCTCTCACTTCAACGTCCAGACCTCTGCCATTGACAGCAAGACTGGAAACATTGTCATGACTGTCCAGGGCAAGCGAGACACTAACTACTCTCCCCGAGGAAGCCGATCTCCCCGCGCCGCTTCCAGCTCCGacctcatcaacaacatgaTTAAATAAGCACTTTGTAcataaataaattaaaatGTTGAACCTGGTCGTTATGGTTGGAAAGTAGCTCTTTGAATGAATAAATGTGAAAGAGCGTGAGCtgtatacagtatgtacggtatgtacatacgagtGCGAGACTCTACTTAGAATAAGACTCTCTGGTTGTGGTTTAACAGATAGCAAATCTGAATCCACGCTTTTGTCAGTGGTATAAATATTACAAGCACAAggtacaatacttgtaccacgGTGTCTGAATACAAGTAAATGTGGACAGttgaaagaagaagaaaaaatgaagaaaaaaaagcgtAAAAGGTCCTTAATTTACTCACAATCCCATtaaatacagtatgtacagtagctgtATATCTCAAGCACAAAATCTATTCTTTTATCCATATTAATTATTGATTATATACGCGCCGCTCCGGTATCCTGTAGCGTTCATTTTTTATCGTGAGGCTCATTGTTAAGCACCGAGTCGACAGTAGCTGGAGCCGAAGTTGAACTggcaggagaagaagaacctgtAGATTCAGGAACCAACGTAGGTGCAATAcgtcgtttctttttgggcTGCGGCTGGGCGATAAAGTCGGATCGTTGAGTATCTGTAGACGAAGTGGAACTGGCCCGCTCATGTCGACTTAGGTTAGCAGTTCCGTAAGCCCCTCGGGAGATGGAGTCCAACTCGGCTGAAGACAGACCTGGAACATTGACTGTTTGCAAAGGCCGATGAGTCGGGGTCATGATGTTCATCTGAGAACTTCCCGATGCCGGGCTGGAAGATGCAGACATGCTTCTGAACACCGACGAAGAGTTGGAGGTGGGTGTGAAGGAAGGAACGGTGGGCAGCTGCGAGAACTTTGGCCGGTTGTCACTCAGGGTTTCATTTGAGCTGGTGGGTGGAGTCTTCATTGGAGTGGCAGTAGGGGCAGCACCAGTTACCGTAGAGGTAGCTGGGACCTCTCCTGTGTACAACTCCCCCAGATCCTCCTTGCTAAACGTCAGAGCTGAACAGAAGCCGTCGACAGAAGACACAAAGAGATTCCGGCCGTCGTCGGACCACGACAGATCAGTCAGAGGGGCAAAATGCAAGCTGGTGGCAATACCGAGTGGATGATGCTGTTCTGTGTCGTAGATGACCACAGAGTCCTGGGTTGCCACCGCGTAGATGACTCTGTAGGGCAGTGCGAATGCCGGAGAGCTCATTTTCTCGCCAGTCTCGTCATTCTTAGGGGCTCCAGCTGGTGTGTTATCTTTAGTGATGTTTGCTGTGTCAACAGGAGTTCCACGGAGCttgaagagaagaggacAACATTTGACTGCCAGTGATGGTTTGTGAAGGCCCGGAAGGTAAGCAACGGGTGGCTTGTTCAGCCCTGCCCGTGAGTAGATATAGACCGTGTTCGTGTCTGCGTTTGTGTTTTCGTACTTGAACACTCCACTTGGCGTGAAGAGCAGACTGCCATCGGGACTGAAGGATAGTCttctgaagaaggacggaAATGACTCGTTCTGGTATAACGCCGAGTTTCTGACCTTGGGCGACTCCGCTGGTTTGACTGCTGGCAGAGGAATGAATGAGGAAGGCAGGGGACTCTCGCTTCTGTTGGAGCCGCTAAAAGAAGACTTTCGCGAGTGTGTCTGAGTACTGGAAGGAGGGTTCATGTTTCCGACAGGAGTGCTGGGTGTGCCCACATCAATGTCgtgatgatggtggctTGAGGGCGTCAGAGAGCCTGAAGTTGATGACAGTTGTGACGATGACATGACTGGTGTGGAGGGCGCGTTCTTAACTGGCAGCTCTGCCTTGTTAGACTTTTGATGGAGCTCCAGTCTGTTCTTTTCCTGCTCAGCAGCATCCAGAAGATACGTTCCTTCTCTATTTTTGAGTGCATAGATATGAACGGACCGATCGCTGCTCTGTGTAGCTAGGTACTCGTTGAGAGGGTCCCATGCCACACCCTGGACATAGTGTGAGTGTTCGGCCACTTCTCTAACACATTGACCCGTGGCCACGCTGAATATCCTTCCAATGTTGTCCATGCAGCCCACTAGAATGAACTGCGAGTCTGGCGACCATGCAATATCATACACCTCCGGTGGAGGGCGTTTCGCGTCCAGCTTGTGCATAACGAACG includes:
- a CDS encoding uncharacterized protein (Compare to YALI0B15015g, weakly similar to uniprot|O13985 Schizosaccharomyces pombe Putative chromatin assembly factor subunit WD repeat protein, similar to Saccharomyces cerevisiae CAC2 (YML102W); ancestral locus Anc_8.817) translates to MKAKPLTIHWHTDSEPIYSLDLQKGKYHGGSRLATAGGDGNVRIWRVSKPETSDTDTIDNLSVEYLATLTKHEGAVNVVRFDPTGQLLASAGDDKTLVIWSLVTRNGEIVPPKKEFGRDDVDEESWKPRTPFVMHKLDAKRPPPEVYDIAWSPDSQFILVGCMDNIGRIFSVATGQCVREVAEHSHYVQGVAWDPLNEYLATQSSDRSVHIYALKNREGTYLLDAAEQEKNRLELHQKSNKAELPVKNAPSTPVMSSSQLSSTSGSLTPSSHHHHDIDVGTPSTPVGNMNPPSSTQTHSRKSSFSGSNRSESPLPSSFIPLPAVKPAESPKVRNSALYQNESFPSFFRRLSFSPDGSLLFTPSGVFKYENTNADTNTVYIYSRAGLNKPPVAYLPGLHKPSLAVKCCPLLFKLRGTPVDTANITKDNTPAGAPKNDETGEKMSSPAFALPYRVIYAVATQDSVVIYDTEQHHPLGIATSLHFAPLTDLSWSDDGRNLFVSSVDGFCSALTFSKEDLGELYTGEVPATSTVTGAAPTATPMKTPPTSSNETLSDNRPKFSQLPTVPSFTPTSNSSSVFRSMSASSSPASGSSQMNIMTPTHRPLQTVNVPGLSSAELDSISRGAYGTANLSRHERASSTSSTDTQRSDFIAQPQPKKKRRIAPTLVPESTGSSSPASSTSAPATVDSVLNNEPHDKK